The Plutella xylostella chromosome 11, ilPluXylo3.1, whole genome shotgun sequence genome contains the following window.
GTTCCGCCAGTCAAGCAATGTTTCCGGTGTCTCAGGTATGGCCATTTAGCAAAGTTTTGTAAGAACTCGGAATGCTGCTCCATCTGTAAAGAAGAGCACTCTTTCAAAGTATGCACAACACCTATTGAAAAGGCAAAATGCTTCCACTGCGATGGCAATCATGTCAGTATTTCAGCACAGTGTCcaatcaaacaaaaaaaaatccagGAAAACAGACAGAAAGTTAAGCCACCATCATTTGCTGACATATTCAATAATGAAAGTTTCCCCCCTCTAGGTCCAAAGAAGCCTCTTGATCTTCTGTCTCTATTGAAAAGTAATGACAAGGCACTAAACCTTTTAGTGCAAAGCATCATAAaaatgataacattaaataagACCCAAGATACCCCAATATCTTCTAAAAATGTGTTAGAAGTATTGAATGATATTTGCAACCCcagtgaaacaaaaaatattagttccaattcacaaacaaattaaagatTGTACAGTGGAATGCTCAAAGTTTGCTATGTAATcgacatatttttacaaaatttttgtatgataataatattgatatagCTTTAGTTTGCGAAACATGGCTTAAGCCTACACAACGCTTAAATATTAAAGGATACTCAATAGAACGCAATGATTGTGGTAATAAACATAATGGTGTTGCCATAGTCATTCGCagtagtataaaatataatagattaaatacatattatgatgACTCACTCCAAaatataacaattaaaataatatataataatagctCTCTCACCTTAGTTAGTATGTACATACCAACAAATTGCACGccatcttttaaaaaaaataagttagtaaATTTAATTGATTCTTTACCTAAACCATGTTTTGTATCAGGCGATTTTAATGCTCATCACACCATTTGGGGCTGTCAATCCGTCAGTGCTCGTGGAAGAGATGTCCTGGACTCTATAAATGATTgcaatttagttttattaaatgacACTTCACCAACCACAGTAGGAACAAATATCTGGAGACCAAATGGTTTAGATTTGACAATAGTTAGTCCTTCTATAGCTCTTAATTGTAACTGGACAGTTCATGATGATCCCCTGGGAAGTTATCATCTACCCACAATAACAGATATTCTATATAATACAGTTAGCGATCCAACTTTAAACAACTTTACTTCTCAAGATTACATAAAAGAAGTAAAAAGACCAAACTTACGTCTAATAAATTGGGCAAATTACTCAAAGCTAgccaataatttaattaaagaatttaatgttaattgtTCCGATCCTTTACAGTCGTACTATGACTTCTGtaccattttaaataaagtggTAGATCTATCTATGTTTAGAACGAAATcccataatgtaaataataatagtaagcCAGCAGGAAACCATCCTAAATATCGATATTCTCCTCTTCCATGGTGGAATGAAAAGTGCGCTAATGCTGTGCAAAAAAGTAAAGAAGCATTTATTGCATTCAAACAGGATCCTAGTGaatcaaattatattaattttaaaaagtttcaggctgagaaaaaactaattattaaGTTAGAGAGAACAGATAGTTGGAATAAATATTGTTCAGACTTAAATAGATCAACTCCTATTTCAAAGATCTGGCAATCTATgcgtaaatttaataaatcttaCAGTAAAAATACCAAACTCCATAACAATAGTGAATCATCTTGGATTAATAACTTCTTAAGAAAATATACACCTGATTTTGTTTCACAACCACtgcatttaaataatacctcAATTAACCCCACCAATAGTTACATTAATATTCCTTTCACTTTAGATGAATTAAAAGCAGCAATTAAATCACGTAGAGACACCACCTTTGGCTTAGATTgcatttcatacaaaatgttacagAATATTAATACAGATAGTCTACACaaatttttacacattttaaatttactctGGGATAAATCAATAATTCCTAAAGAATGGAAGCAAGATTGCTTGGTTCCAGTTCTTAAAGCAGAAAAAGACCCAAATGATGCAGATTCTTACCGACCAATAGCTTTAACATCCTGTTCAGGCAAACTCTTTGAGCAACTAATAAAACAGCGTCTTGAGTTTTATATTGAAAGTAATCATATCCTTCCAAGAAATCAATTTGGGTTTCGTCGTGGTCGATCAGCAAGAGAAAGTATAGGTCATCTCTTCCATGATATTAACACTGCCATTAACAGTAATAAACATCTTATATGTATCTTTTTTGATATTGTAGGCGcatttaataacattaaccATTCAGTTTTATGTACAACTCTTTCTTCTTTGGGAATACCTGAAAAATGCGTAAGGTGGATTCATGAATTCATTAGTGGAAGGGAAGTTTATGTAAAAATTAGCTCTAATTCAATTTATGGACCCAGATTATCTACTAAAGGCGTTTGTCAAGGTGGTATTTTGAGTCCTCTTTTGTATATACTTTATATCCATAGGCTAAATGAAATGTTAGGATCAGAAGTAAACAATTTACAGTTTGCTGATGATTTGGCTATTTATTGCAGTGGTGATAACATCTCAGACAcaagtaaaaaactaaatttagctttaaaaaaacttcatagttactttcaatatttaaatctagaaGTTAGCCCtactaaaagtaaaatagtagTATTCTCAAAGAAAAAAGTTTCAACAGTTAAGAtacagtataataataatttgataccAATTCATCCATTTGCAAAATTTCTGGGAGTAATATTTACTCATAACCTGTCTTGGTATAAATATGTCGATTGCATAGCAGAGCGAGCTCTACGTTCTACAAATATTTTGAGATCTTTGGTTGGCACTCAGTGGGGGGCCGATTCCAAGattcttttaactttatatAAAGCCCTAGTTCGAAGTCACTTTGACTATAGTTTTTTCTGTTACTGCATAGATTcaaatttagtaagtaaacttgaaaagattcaaaatattaatttaagatTAATTTTGGGTGCCTTTAAATCAACTCCTATTAACTCAATGCAAATTGAGTGTAACTTGTGTCCAAATATCAGATTTagtcatttaaaatacaattttattctaagATTGTTGTCTGAAACTGACAATCTTCTTCTTTCCAAACTATTGaagtataattcttatcaTTTCCTATGTCATAACATCCAACAGATTTTAACATTTAAGAgtgaatataatattcacaATAGTACCACCTTGCCCTGCTATGGGGGAACATATGGAAGCAAATTTTGTAGCCTTAACATTGAAATAGATAGGACACTGACTGACAAATATGCTGTTTACAATAGATTGGATGAATACAGAGACTTTAAGCAAATTTATACAGATGGCTCTAAATGTATCGATAACGTTTCTATGGCATATTATGTTCCTGATTATAAATTGGGTCATGGCTTAAGATTACCTTCTAACGCAAGCATATATACAGCAGAAGCTCAGGGCATTTATGCAGCCTTAGAATACATAGAAGCAACTAACCTCAATTTCAAGAAATGGTTGATAATTTCGGACAACATGAGTGTATTAATGGCTTTATCAAATCCTTCTTATAGTAGTGGCACAAATTACATCATATACAACATCAGGCAGATTTATAGCAGGCTTTGGCTCAATCAAGACAGAGAAATCCGCTTTATTTGGACACCTTCACACATTGACGTTTCTGGTAATGACCTCGCCGATAAACTTGCCagttccatagtaaaaaatccCAATATCCAAcaaatacctattaaaaatattaagttgcCAGGTTCAGACTGCAAAGTTTTAATcaagaatattataaaagacCAATGGATGACTCATTGGCATGAAACAATCCAAATTAAAGGAAAATGGTACAGCTCTATCAACTCCGAGATTACTCAACCCTGGTTCATCAAAGGAAAATTTATAAACAGAAACTTTTATTCAACTATTTGTCGTTTAAGACTTGGACATGGCAGATTCAATGAACACCTTTTTAGATTAAAAATGATACCTTCCCCAAATTGCACATACTGTAATAACGATATAATTCAATCCCTggatcatatattttttgattgcTCTGCATTTAATATACAAAGGATTATTCTTATTGACAATTTACTGGATTTATACAAAGAAGCCCTGGATGTCCCGCGCTCTATTCAGGATCTTCTCAAGAATACGGATACATTCTACCCCATTTATGACTttattaaccgacttcgaaaaaggaggaggttctcaattcgtctgtatgtatgaaaaaaataacaaatacttACCGGAAAAATACACAGTACCCTGATATGACAAAATACTTAACGATAGATAAGGCTATAAGCCTCGACAATATAATACTAAAGACTTGGTTTCGACCTTatatttacaagaaaatttGAAGATTACAACGAAAGACAAGGCCTTTGGCCTTGAACAAAATCACATAGaagacaaaattaaataagaccAGGCGGTATGGGATAATGCCCTTAGCCTTTTCCGTGAAAAGGgaaaaaaattaccaaaaaaaaaaaaaaaaaaaaaaaaacaaaacacttaaCCTAACCTAATACTACTTCTCTTGTAGCGTTTAatttaatcatattattttaataaatacctattgacATCTTTAGAATTTCATTTATTGCATAAGAAACGTACAGCTCTCAAAACTGCTAATTATTGGTCAATAAACTGCGGAAACAAGTGATACTCACTCACGCAGGTAAGAGATCTCTATAACCATCAAGATTTACATCATCTCGAGTCGAGATAGTCAACACTAGCATTGGAAAGCTCTTAAACTActactgtgctaccacaaaaaacttaaaacactgttaaacaagtgtttaaaacggaATTTGACATATTTTGTACGTGTTTGACAGCATGAAACACCTGATAAATActgtcttaattttttttggtaaGGCCCCTAGTGTTTTTGTATATTACAGTGAACTAAAGTCAATGAACAGTGTGATTAAAGCCTTATGAGTTGTATAAGTactaaattattgttattacatGGTCTtgtgtttatttgtataagGGTGGTTTCACTTCTAGCTCTCAGACTATGATAATATAAAAGTATGTTCTTAAGAACTATCACTTATTTCTAGTGCCTGTTTCTGCAAATGAGCAGTATAAGATGGAGGACGACATAGACATAGAGGAGCATGATCTGTTGAATGACCCGGCCTTGAGAAGTGTGTTTCCAGATCTTACCATTTTGAAAAGTGAAAtaattgatttcaatataagtGCAGGTAAAATTCTATTATCTCTTTTGAGCTCTTTGGgctaaaagaaatataaattgaaGGTTTTCTTATATCCTATACCTTTCAGAAACTCCATTAGAAACGCATGTTCTGGAGAGAAATGAAAACCAACTGGATGGCACTTTGGCGGAGAACAGTGGGAGTCTTCCTCCTGTGTGCCCCACGCATAACACAGATGTCAAACCTGACATCATATGTATGGATGTTGATGGTACAAAAACTGTTGTTGGCGATAAAATATCAGGATCTGATATAATAGTCTCTCAAGTTTTTCAATTGAATGAATTTTATAGCAACAGAATAAAACTGAACAGTAGCGAAGAACAAGATGTGAACGGTATCCTAGAATTGGACAACAATAACATTAAGAAGGAGGACATGTGTAATGATACTGAACCAGATGCAGTGATCACGATCAACTCTTATGGAGAAAATAGCAGGAGAATAACAATATTAGAAAAGTATTTACAAGTGAATTTAGTGCTTACAGACTGTTATACATCTCTATTGGACAATAACTGttactgtgctcagtgtgcAGTGTTGTTCCCCACCACTGAAGCGTATAGTGAACATTACACGAGCACACACACCGAGACCACTCACTCAACTAAAGCCTCGGCTTCTCTTGTGAAACGTAAACAAATCATATGCCTACGTGAGAAAGCATTTGTGTGTGACTCCTGCATGAAAACATTCAGCAAAAAAAGAAGCTTGATAGAGCACATGTTaattcacactggcgaaaagccattAGAGAGTGACATTTGCAAGAACACATCTAGGTATTCGTCCACGATGAAAAGACACAAGTTACTTCACACTGGGGAAAAACCATTCCAGTGTGAAACTTGCAAGAAAACATTCAGATATATATCGGCTTTACAACGACACAAATTAATTCACGCTGGGGAAAAGCCCTTtcagtgtgacatttgcaagaAATCCTTCAGTCAAAGAAGTGCTATAAAAAGGCACAAGTTAAtgcacactggcgaaaagccattcCAATGTGACATTTGCACGAAATCATTCTACCGAAGACATCATTTGAAGGGCCACAAGTTAgttcacactggcgaaaaggcATTCCAGTGTGAAACTTGCGAGAAAACATTCAGATATGTATCGGATTTAAAACGACACAAGTTAATTCATACTGGAGAAAAACCATTCGAGTGTGAAACTTGCAAGAAAACTTTCGACCGCATAAGTTATTTGAAAATTCACATGTTAACTCATAGTGTCGAAAAGCGGTTCGAATGTGAAACATGCAATAAAAAGTTCATGCGAAAGAATTACCTGAAAGCGCACATGTCACTTCATACTCGTGAAAAGGCATTCGAGTGTGGTACAtgcaagaaaacatttagACACTACACCACACTGAAAAGACACAAGTTaattcacactggcgaaaagccattccaatgtgacatttgcaaaaaactgttTAACCAAAGAAGTGCTTTGAATAGACACAAGTTACTTCATACCGCAGCACAGCGATATGATTCTGAGGGAGTCTGACAACAATGTGAGATCCGGGAAACATGAGGAAACATAGTACAAACCACATTTCACAAAACTTAAACTGATGACATTACCAAGCTTGTACATTTATGAAGTTGCAGTATTCGTCAAATCGAATTTAAACACATTTACAACGTTAAAGAGTAAAAGGCACGAACATAAACTATTGTGCATTCTCGAGGATGACAGCTCTCTTCGATAATAGTATATTTGGAATgtctgttaaaaaaaataaccattTACCGCAAGTTATAAGAGAGACTGTTGTAATTATGATTCAGTTTAAAAAtccattaaaaaaacttttagtaGCAAAGACATATTATAATCTACGTGAATTTTTTGCTTACaatctataaaataatatattatgactagctttaaattatgtaattttatttgtaatggTATGCATGCACCAAATACTGatgtgataaaaaaaaaaaaaaaaacacgcactcacgcctcgtattaatgtactcccttgcggggtaggcagaggtgcattgctgcacccacttttcgccagagtgttatgttagtcccaatgtaatagagggcgggcctattgccattttacgggcacatccaagacccgagaacaaatatctgtgtttaaacaaatatctgccccagccgggaatcgaacccgggaccatcgggtcagtagtcagggtcactaaccactacgccattcggtcgtcgtggttagtgaccctgatgGTCGGCGGTGAtgtgataatttatttatttattacaataatgtaagtaagttgtcactaagaatataattttatgcaTTGATTTTTTCTACtgtttttttgtactgtttttttttgtaatttttttttatatatacatatatatataaattacaaaattatatatatatatatacatagaatatatactacttaaacagtacatacactaaataaataaataaaacaacaaataaatatctaataactataaataaatataatatattatatatacagCGTGATTGGAAAGTcaatgtattcctttaaatgggttgtagtcgaaggcatttccagtcgattgaaccccataatgcattatccgaaaatcaaccatttctgagttatttaagttttaagtttttttttaaattttgccaaaatttctgtttaaggctgtcactaaagctggaagaaaatcagaatctgtcaaatctagtgagggggggttgaggtatgcggggcgttctacggacaatgacatgaaattttaacatagtactcgaaaacataaaagtgaagacatgccactttgttaaaaatatactaagtaagtaatattgttttgtgatacgaaaatatttatttttatttgaaagtatttttaatatttaaaaattaattatatataaggggggcttgtcgctcacgtccgtaggtacaaaccctagttaccctacacgtgccccctgggtggtgctaacgagtgacaacgccgaatgtcgggcggcggtaaatcgacccgacctcctctcctagcagaggcggcgatctcccgccgtaaaaaaggagaatcaccaacacgcctgccaagcgcggtgattatggcaaatacacctcctaatgatggaaaaaacaaagccccggcccccagtccccggcagccccgctatcccggactccggtagcggtcacggtaacggcggggcagggggtgcgaagaatctccggcagagagtcggctaccagcccaaccgacccttgcacctggcaacatataacgcacggacactgagggaagacgtgaagatagaggagctggaagaggaaatcaacaagttaaaatgggacattatagggttatccgaagtccgacgagagggagaggatacggaaattctccagtccggaaacttgctgtaccaccgggagggcgaccaactgtcccaagggggtgtcgggttcatcgtcaacaagtccctcgtcaacaacatcgttgaaatcggaagtgtgtcgacacgggttgcgtacctcatcctgagaatatctaaacgatactcaatgaaggtcatacaggtttacgcacccacatctaagcacaccgatgatgaggtcgaacttgcgtatgaagacgtatcgtctgccctgcgtaagttcactactcatttcacggtggtgatgggagactttaacgcgaaactcggaaaacaagaaggcggcgagacgaaagtggggtcacatggatttggagtcaggaaccatcgtgggcaaatgctggctgacttcttggagaaggagggcctctatatgatgaactccttctacaagaagaagccacaaaggaagtggacgtggattagccccgatgggaagactaaaaacgagatcgacttcatattgacggataagaagcacatattcaatgatgtctcagtgatcagtagggttaagaccggcagcgatcaccgactcgtaagaggcactttgaatataaactgcaaaatagaacgctcccgtctaatgaagtccacgctccgtcctactcctgctcaaatccaggatcccgaaagctttcagtctgagctttgcgaccgcctgatatgtttagagaattgcgttacagttgacgatttaaataataggtttgtggaaactgtccgagaggtaggatcgaaatatttttcgtcccgaaccaaccgaggacctcaaaaactctcagatgggactctgagtctcataagagaacggagagaaatgaggttgcagtcttcagttgatatggtcgaatacagacgtctaaacagacagatcgccaaagcaagacgttgcgatatgagacgctacaattgcaagcgcattcaagacgcaatagagcaaaacaagggctccaaagtctttgctagagttcgatctgttcggcagactctgttgacccaactgaagaccgacactggcaacaccgtttcatcagtgcccgaaattctgggagaaattgagagattctacggacagttatacaccacaacacaaaaccctattaccagcggtgctcacgacagccgagcgccactcacccgacactataccgaagatattccggacgtcagtctagacgagattagtatagctctcaaacagctaaaaaacaacaaagctccgggagatgatggaataacaacagaacttctgaaagccggcggtagaccgattttaatagcacttcggaggctgtttaattccgtcatactcgaaggcacaagcccggaggcatggagcagaagtgtagtgactttgttcttcaagaaaggcaacaaagccctattgaagaattatagacccattgcacttctgagtcatgtgtacaagctgttttcgagagttattacgaatcgtctcgagcaaagactcgacgacttccagccacccgaacaagccgggttccgaaaaggctatagtaccatagatcacatacacacgcttcggcaggttatacagaagaccgaggagtataatctacctttatgtctagcgtttgtggactatgagaaagcctttgattctattgagctctgggcgatgcttcaatctcttcagcggtgccatatagactatcgctatatcgaggtgttgagatgtatgtacaatgctgccacaatgtcagttcgattacacgaacataacacaaaaccgatccagttgcaaaggggcgtgagacagggagatgttatttctccgaaactgttcacctgtgcactggaagatgtttttaagcttgtagagtggaaaagactgggcattaacgtcaatggcgaatatatctctcatctacgatttgctgatgacatagttattatggcggaaacgctggaggagttaggcgaaatgctcacagacctcaatgatgcctctaaacaagttgggctgaaaatgaacatggacaagacaaaggtcatgtcgaacgaacatgtttcatcatcgcccgtaactgtaggaggtgtcaccatcgaagttgttgatcagtatccctacctaggacaagtgatccgattaggtaaatccaacttcgataaagaggtagctcgtagaatccaactcggatgggcagcgttcgggaaattacgacacatcttcactgaaaacatacctcagtgtctgaaaacaaaagttttcaatcagtgcgtgttgccagtgatgacttacggagccgagacgtggtgcttcaccaaagggcttatccacaagctcagagttgctcagcgtgctatggaaagggctatgttaggcgtgtccctgcgagataggattcgtaatgaagaaatccgcaggagaactaaagctaccgacatagccaaaaggattagcacgctgaagtggcaatgggctggccacgtagcccgcagagccgacgactgctggagtagaaaggttctggagtggagaccccgtgtcggcaaacggcgtgtcggtcgccccccaacccgttggtctgatgatctgcggaaggtagcgggaagccgctggatgcagatggcgggtgaccgtttggggtggcgatcgttaggagaggcctatgtccaacagtggactacagaaggctgagagagaattatatataaagtcgtacccgtgccgatatttatacaggttgttgcaaaaagggtttaatactatgccgaaacctacgtgtgcagcatgttattgatgttatttctaagccaggaaatgaaatcagaatgtaaaaaaatcgcgaaaatattatcagagtttaatagttcagggtgttgtattaaactctgcccccgtgtaata
Protein-coding sequences here:
- the LOC119693348 gene encoding zinc finger protein 184-like → MEDDIDIEEHDLLNDPALRSVFPDLTILKSEIIDFNISAETPLETHVLERNENQLDGTLAENSGSLPPVCPTHNTDVKPDIICMDVDGTKTVVGDKISGSDIIVSQVFQLNEFYSNRIKLNSSEEQDVNGILELDNNNIKKEDMCNDTEPDAVITINSYGENSRRITILEKYLQVNLVLTDCYTSLLDNNCYCAQCAVLFPTTEAYSEHYTSTHTETTHSTKASASLVKRKQIICLREKAFVCDSCMKTFSKKRSLIEHMLIHTGEKPLESDICKNTSRYSSTMKRHKLLHTGEKPFQCETCKKTFRYISALQRHKLIHAGEKPFQCDICKKSFSQRSAIKRHKLMHTGEKPFQCDICTKSFYRRHHLKGHKLVHTGEKAFQCETCEKTFRYVSDLKRHKLIHTGEKPFECETCKKTFDRISYLKIHMLTHSVEKRFECETCNKKFMRKNYLKAHMSLHTREKAFECGTCKKTFRHYTTLKRHKLIHTGEKPFQCDICKKLFNQRSALNRHKLLHTAAQRYDSEGV